In the genome of Ferrovibrio terrae, the window GATTGCGGCCGCCACGCGGCGTTCTCGGGAACTTGCCGGCTGATTCAGACTTGTTCTTACCGGCCCGGGCTCCCAGATTAGTCCGGTTCCAGCGGAGACAGCCCCATGGCAAAGACGACTGGCAAGGCGACGAGGAAGGCAGCAGCGGCCAAAACCGGCGCTGCGGCCGAACGCGTTGCGGCCGATCCGGTTGCCGTGATGCTCGATCTCGTGGCCGAACAGGGCTGGCGTGCTGTCACGCTGGGCCGCATCGCCCAGGCCAGCGGCCTGCCGCTCAGCGCGCTGTACGGCCAGTATGCCTCCAAGACCGACCTTCTGACCGCCTATGCGCGTCGCATCGATCTGGCCATGCTGGCGGCGCTCGGCGAGCCGGGCCCTGCGCCGGCCGATGCGGCGGCCGTGAAGGACCGGCTGTTCGAGGCCGTGATGGCGCGTTTCGACGCGCTCAACCCGCACAAGGCGGCGATCCGCGTCATGATGCGCGAGCTGCCGGGCGATCCGGTGGCGCTGGCCTGTTTCCTCCATCGTGGCCTGCGCCAGGGCCTCGACTGGATGCTGGCAGCAGCCGAACTGGATGCCGGCGGCCTGTCCGGCGCAGTGCGGCGCAAGCTGCTCGGGGGCATCTATCTCGACACCCTGAGGGTCTGGCTGAAGGACGACGGCGCCGACATGGCCACCACCATGGCGCATCTCGACAAGCGGCTGGAGCAGGGGCTGGGGCTGTTGACGGGCCGGGGGCCACTCTCCCGGCTGCGGGAAAAAGCCACAACCTCCACCTGAGTTTTTTAGGCTAAGTTGTTGTTATTTATTATTGTGCAATGCACAATAATTCATTGACGCTGGAGCCAGTCACCGATACCTTGCCCGGCGTTTCATATACCGACCGACCCCGGGAGCACGCCATGAGCAAGACCACCGAGAATCCGTTCGCGAGTTTCGACCTCAGCAAGATGTTCGCCGACATGAAGCTGCCCGGCCTCGATCCCGCCGCTCTGGCCGCTGCCCAGCAGAAGAATTTTGAGGCGCTGACCGCCGCCAACAAGCGTGCCTATGAAGGCTACCAGGCGCTGGCCAAGCGCCAGGGCGAGATCTTCAAGGAGAATATGGAAGAGCTCGCCGGCATGCTGAAGGGGGCGACTCCCGGCGCTGCTGCCGACCTCAACCCGGCCAAGCAGGCTGAAGTGGTGCGCGTGGCCGCCGAAAAGGCGCTGGCCAATCTGCGTGAATTGTCCGAGATGCTGGCCAAGACCAACACCGAGGCCTTCGATCTGGTCAACAAGCGCCTGCACGAAAATATGGAAGAGATGCGCAAGCATCTTCCGACCGCGAAGTAATCCTGCCGCCGCCTTTGCGGCCGGCACAGGGATTTGCCAGACGACAAACGGGCGGAGTAAAACTCCGCCCGTTTTTATTTGCCCGGTTGCAGATGGGAGACCGCGATGGCCGAGATCACCTACGATGATTTTCAGAAGGTCGATATTCGCGTTGGCACGGTGGTTCGCGCCGAGCCGTATCCTGAGGCGCGCAAGCCCGCGATCAAGGTCTGGGTCGATTTCGGTTCGCCCCTGGGGGTGAAGAAATCTTCGGCGCAGCTCACGAAGCACTACACGCCCGAAGGCCTGATCGGTCGTCAGGTGATTGCGGTGGTAAATTTCCCGCCGCGCCAGATCGGCGCCTTCATGTCGGAGATACTGGTGCTTGGCGTGCCTGATGCCGACCATCAGGTCGTACTGCTCGGGCCCGGCCAGCCGGTGCCGGATGGCGGGCGTCTATACTGACCCTGTCCACCCCGACTCTGTGTGTATTGACCGGACCTTGGCCTGAGTCGACAATCCCGGCTCAGGAACCAGCCCAATGACAAGAAAAATCCGTTTCGCGTTTCTCACCTCTCTCGCAGTCGCCAGCGCGACGTTCGGCGTTGCCGGCCGTCCTGCTGCGGCGCAGGACCACGACTGTGTGGTGCGGCAGTTCATCCTCACCAACCTGGTGAGCAATCTCGAGCCGCAGGGCGCGGTCGAGGGCAACTATCCGGTCGGCACCGAACGCGCCTATGGTTTTGCGCGTCTCGACTGCACGCAGGTACGCGCCGGCGAGACCTTCTGGTTTCACTGGATGCGCAACGATCAGGAAGTCGGGCGTTCCAAGGCGCGTGTCGATGTCAGCCGCAACTGGCGCATCTGGTCGCAGTCGCGCATTTTCCCGGGTGACTGGGTGGTGCAGCTGAAAGATAGCGATGGCCGCCTGCAGGCCGAGCGCCGCTTCACCGTCGCCGAACCGCCGAAGCCTGCGGAAAACTGAAGCCGGTCGTCAGACCGGCAATCTGATCGTCACCATCAGGCCGCCCATCGGCGACTGACCCAGCGCAATCTCGCCGCCATGCGCCAATACCGCGTCGCGCGCGATGGTCAGGCCCAGTCCGACATTGCCGCTGCCATGGCGGGCCTGGTCCAGGCGATAAAAGGGACGAAACACCTTGTGCCGTTCCTTTTCCGGCAGACCAGGTCCGTCATCCTCGATCCGGATTTCCACCCGGTTCGCCATCCGTGTCACGCTCAGCTGCACGCGCCGGCCAAATCGCAGCCCGTTTTCGATCAGGTTTGACAGCGCCCGTTTGAAGCTCAGTCGGCGCAGCGGCAGGGTGAGATTGGATTCGATATCGATCTGCAATTCGCGGCCGCGCCGGCGCACATCGTCTGCCAGTTCAGCGATCAGGTTGCCCAGATCGGTTGGCTCGGCGGGCTGTTCGCTCTGACCGCGTGCAAACGCCAGATAGGCCCCCACCATCTTTTCCATTTCGTCGATGTCGCGCTTCAGTTCATCGACTTCAGGATCGGCCGGCATCATCGACAACTGCAGCTTCATGCGGGTCAGCGGGGTGCGCAGATCGTGGCTGACGCCCGCCAGCATTTCAGTCCGTTCGCGGATATGGCGACGGATACGGTCGCGCATGGCCAGGAAGGCGCGAGAGGCGGCACGAACTTCCTCGGCGCCGGCAGGGCGGAAGTCGGCGATATCACGGCCTTTGCCGAAGGCGTCCGCTGCCTCGGCCAGACGACGGATCGGCTTAATCTGGTTGCGCAGGAACAGCACGGCGATGCCGAGCAGCACGACGGAGGCGGCCGCCATCCACAGCACGAAAGCATAGGTGCTGGTCGAGAAGATGCGATTCTCCGGCGCCGTCACCGTCATCAGTGCATCCGGCAGCTTCACATAGATCACCACGGTGCGGTCGTTGCGCTGGGTGTCGATCATGTAAGGCTGTGAAACACGCTCGCTGAGTGCCTGTGCCAGCATGCGGTCGAGGATCGAATAGCGCCGCGGCGCCGGGATATTGGCGGGGAAATCCCTGTCGGGTTCGAAGGTGATGTCGATTTCCAGAGCCCGGTCCATCTGCCACATCAGGTCGGCCAGCACGGCGGGGTCGCTATTGTTCTCACGCGTCGCGATCACCACGGAGATCTCGCCGGCGAGGCCGAGGCCCAGACGGCGCGTCACGGCATCCCAGTGGCGTTCGTAGAAAATATAGGTCAGCAGCGCCTGCAGCACCACGACCGGAGCAACCAGCAGCACCAGCCAGCGGCCGAACAGGCTGCGCGGCAACAGGCGCTTGAACACGGTCATGCGCTGCTATTCAGTCCAGAGCACATAGCCTTCGCCCCAGACGGTTTGCAGGAAACGCGGATTGCGCGGGTCGGTTTCGATCTTGCGACGCAGTCGGGTGATCTGCACGTCCACGGCTCGACTTTCGCCGGTCGTCGCCGGATCGGCCAATGCGGCGCGTGGCACTGTCTGGCCCGGACTGCGGGCCAGAATGCGCAGCAGTTGTGCTTCGCCGGTGGTGAGAGGAACAAGCTCGTCGCCGCGCGTCAGTTCGCCGCGCACGGCATCGAAGCTGAAATCGCCGAATCGGGTGGCGATTGTCGGCGGTACCGGCGCGGGGCGGGCAGCACGCTTCAGGATCGCATTGATGCGCAGCGTCAGTTCGCGCGGCTCAAACGGTTTCGGCAGGTAGTCGTCGGCGCCGGTTTCCAGGCCCTTGATGCGGTCTTCCGCCTCGCCCCGCGCGGTCAGCAGGATCACCGGTACGGCATTGCCGCGCTTGCGCAGATCCTGCACGAAGTCGAAGCCGTTTTGCCCCGGCATCATCACATCGACGATCAGCAGGTCGAAACTGACGGAGGCAAGCTTGTCGGCGGCGTCGGCAGCATCTTCTGCGCTGGTGACGCGATAATTCTGGCCGGTCAGGTAACGCACCAGCAGGGTACGGATGCGCTCATCGTCGTCGACGACAAGAATATGGGGCTCGCCGAGATCCATGGTGTATCGAACCTCAGCGCCGCTGGATCGCGCGCAGGATCGCCGGGCGTTCCTGTGCATCGATCAGGCCGGACAGAACCTTGCGATAACCGGCCACTGCTTCGGCGCCGGCCTCGCGATAGGCTTCGGCCACCTTGGCCTGCTGCACTGTAGCGATTTGACGTTCCAGATGTTTGCCCTGGTCGGTGAGGAACAGCTGGCGCTGGCGGCGATCGCGCGTGCCCTGCTGCTGGCGCACGAAGCCGCCTTCGATCATCGCCGACAGCACGCGAGACAGGCTCTGCTTGGTGATGCGCAGGATGGCCAGCAGTTCGGCCACGGTGATGCCAGGATTGCCGCCAATGAAGTGCAGCGCCCGGTGATGCGCCCGGCCGAAGCCATAGCGGTCCAGGATTTCGTCCGGGCCGCGGGTAAAGTCACGATAGGCGTAAAACAGCAACTCGATGGCCTGGCGAAGCTCGTCTTCGCGGAGGAAAAGGGGATTGGCCAGCGATTTCAGGTCGGTCATGATCGTCTATATGGACCAAAGGGATAGCGGGCTTCAAGCCAACTAGTACAATATCGGCCATAATTGCCGCGAACAGGCGGGGCGAGTGGCCATCGCGAAAATTATGTCAGTAGTATTGACATAATTCGATCATATTGTTACCCCTGTGCCCGCTCAAAGGTAATAATAATGCTTATCGCTCGTTTCGCCTGAGGAGGAATGCTCCATGTCCCTGCTTCCGTATGATGATCGCGACGGCCTGATCTGGCTCGATGGCAAGCTGGTCCCGTTCCGGGATGCCAAGCTGCATGTCCTGACCCACGGCCTGCATTACGCCTCGGCCGTTTTCGAAGGCGAGCGGGCCTATGGCGGGGAGGTCTTTCACCTGACCGAACACAGCCAGCGCCTGATCGATTCCGGCAAGTTGCTGGATTTCACCATCCCCTATTCGGTCGAGGAGATCGACCGGGCCACCCGCGAGACCGTGGCTGCCAACAAGATGGCGGATTGCTACATCCGTCCGATCGCCTGGCGCGGGTCGGAGATGATGGGCGTTTCGGCGCAGCAGAACAAAATCCATGTCGCCATCGCCGTGTGGGAATGGCCGAGCTACTTCTCACCGGAAGCCAAGATGAAAGGCCTGCGGCTGCAGATCAGCGACTGGCGCCGCCCGGCGCCGAACACGGCCCCGACCAAGGCGAAGGCAGTCGGCCTGTACATGATCTGCACGCTGTCCAAGCACAAGGCCGAGCGTGAAGGCTATCAGGATGCCCTGATGCTCGACTGGCGCGGCCAGATTGCCGAGGCCACTGGCGCCAACATTTTCTTTGCCAAGGACGGCAAGCTGCACACGCCGACGCCGGATTGCTTCCTCGACGGCATCACCCGGCGCGCCGTGATCGCCATGGCCAAGGGGCGCGGCATCGAGGTGATCGAGCGTCCGATGCAGCCCGAGGAAATGGCCGGCTTCGATGAATGCTTCCTGACCGGCACGGCTGCTGAAGTGACGCCGGTGTCCGAGATCGGCCCCTACAAGTTCACGCCGGGCAAGATCTGCCAGGCGCTGCTGGGTGAATTCGATCTGGCGACGCGCGCGAAAAAGGCGGCCTAGAAAAAGACAGCCCGGGCCGTCTGCAGTTTCCGGGCTTCAACGAACGGCCACGCGCTCAGCGCGTGGCCGTTTGCACGACAGGGCAGTAGTAATCGTACTGGAATCCGCAAATCTGCTCATCGCGCTGGATGCGCTCGCCGACCAGGCCACCCAGCAGCATGTCGATAGCGGTGCCGTCGGTGGAGAGCGGCAGCAGCAGGGTTTCAAAGCCGAGCATGCGACCGCTTGGCGCAACCGTGTATTTGCCGGCGGCATAGGCCGGCCCGCGGGTGTCGAGCGGAATGCCGAAGAAGTTCTCCACCACCACGGCATTGGCGCCGAACAGGTTTTCATCGACCTGGCGGTTGGTGGTTTCGCGGCCCATCGAGCCAACGATGCCGGTGCCGACCAGGCGGAACTGGAAGCGCGGATTGCCTGTCTGCACATTGATCAGGGCGACGAAGGGCAGGAAAGGCACCATCTCGTCGGGCTGCAGGTCGGCGCGCGCGGGCAGGCGGCCGAGATAATTCTCCTTGGCCTCCCAATAGCCCAACAGATTGCGCAGCGATTTGCTGCGGATCCGGTCCGGGGCGACCGAGGAGATCACCTCGGTTTGGGGAACATTCGGATCTGACGACGACATGCTGAGATGGTGTACTCGCAAGCGGTGAAATGGCAACGGCTGCTGGTCTGCAATGCGAACACTGACCAGTCCGGTCAGGCTATTCTACGAAGCCAGCCTGCAGCAAGGAAATGCCGCACACAATAGCAGCAGTAAATTGCAATTCAGCAGCGTTGGGGCGCATCAGGCCGCTAGTAGTACCACCGTATGTCAGCGATTCCAGCGGGATGCGGCTTCGTCGTCGCTGGCCTTAGCTTCGACCCAGCGACGTTGGCCGCCGTCTTCTTCCAGTTTCCAGAAGGGGGCTTTGGTCTTCAGCCAGTCGACCAGGAACGCGCTGGCTTCGAACGCGGCCTGGCGGTGGGCCGAGGCTGTGATCACCAGAACGATCCGGTCACCCGGCACGAGCTCGCCATAGCGGTGGACGACAAGGCAGTCATCCAGCGGCCATCGTTGCCGCGCCTCGGCCACGATGGCTTCGAGCTGACGTTGGGTCATGCCCGGATAGTGTTCGAGCGTCATCCGCTGAACGGTGGCGGGATTGGCAAAATCGCGTACCAGGCCGGTGAAGGTGACGACAGCGCCGATCTGCGTCTGGCCGGCGGTCATACGGTCCAGTTCGTGGGCGGTATCGAAGTCCTCGAGCTGTACTCTCACAGTCATGGCACGACTCCGGCGTCAGCCGCCGGTGACCGGCGGGAAAAAGGCGATTTCGTCGCCCGGCCGCACGGCATCGCCCGGCTGGGCGTAATCCTGATTCACGGCGACGCGGACCATGGCGGGATTCGCCAGTGCCGCATCATGCTGTTCGCTGCGGCCGCGCAGCCAGGTCACCAGTTCGGCGACTGTGCGCACCTCGGCGGGCGGCGATACGGTTTCCTCCGGCACGCCGATACGTTCGCGCAGCAGGGCGAAATACAGCACCTTCATCGCTCGCCCTTTGGCATCAATCCGCGCCCTTGGAGGGGGGGCGGTCGTCAGCCGCCATGTGGCGCAGACCAGTCTGCAGGTAATCCCAGCCGGTGTAGAGCGTCAGGACGGCGGCAACCCACAGGCCGATCTCGCCGACGAGGCGGATATGCAGGAAGGCCGGGCCGTAGTCGCCGACAATGAGAATGCCAAGCGCGATCAACTGAACCGTCGTCTTCCACTTGGCCAGCGCCGACACCGGCACCTTCACGCGCAGTTCGGCAAGGAATTCACGCAGGCCAGTCACGGTCACTTCGCGGCACATGATGACGACTGCGGCAAGACAGGTGATACGGTCGATCCGTTCGAAGGCGATCAGCATTATGATCACGGCAGCGACCAGCAGCTTGTCGGCGACCGGATCGAGGAAGCGACCCAGGTCGGACATCTGCCCCCATTTGCGGGCCAGATAGCCGTCGAACCAGTCGGTGATTCCGGCCAGTGCAAACAGCGCCAGCGGCACCCAGGCGCTCCAGGCACCAGGCAGGTAGAAGGCCGCGCAAATGGCTGGAATCGCCAGGATGCGCGATACGGTCAGGATATTCGGCAGGCTGTTCAGCATGTCTGAAAAGCTATCGCATGCCGCCGGGCAGGGCCAGAGCCGGGCCGCGGTCTGCTGCAGTGCGAATGCGGTTCAGCCGCCGTGGAAGTGGTCATAAATCTTTTTTGCGACGGCTTCGCTGATGCCGGGTACGGCTTCCAGATCGGCCAGCCCGGCACGCGACACCGCCTTGGCCGAGCCGAAATGCAGCAGCAGGGCTTTCTTGCGGGCGGCACCGATTCCCGCGATCTCGTCGAGCGGCGAGCGGATTTGGTCCTTGGCGCGCTTGGTGCGGTGCGTGCCGATGGCGAAGCGGTGCGCTTCGTCGCGCAGCCGTTGCAGGAAAAACAACACAGGGTGGCGCGGC includes:
- the pgsA gene encoding CDP-diacylglycerol--glycerol-3-phosphate 3-phosphatidyltransferase; the encoded protein is MLNSLPNILTVSRILAIPAICAAFYLPGAWSAWVPLALFALAGITDWFDGYLARKWGQMSDLGRFLDPVADKLLVAAVIIMLIAFERIDRITCLAAVVIMCREVTVTGLREFLAELRVKVPVSALAKWKTTVQLIALGILIVGDYGPAFLHIRLVGEIGLWVAAVLTLYTGWDYLQTGLRHMAADDRPPSKGAD
- the moaD gene encoding molybdopterin converting factor subunit 1 produces the protein MKVLYFALLRERIGVPEETVSPPAEVRTVAELVTWLRGRSEQHDAALANPAMVRVAVNQDYAQPGDAVRPGDEIAFFPPVTGG
- a CDS encoding response regulator; its protein translation is MDLGEPHILVVDDDERIRTLLVRYLTGQNYRVTSAEDAADAADKLASVSFDLLIVDVMMPGQNGFDFVQDLRKRGNAVPVILLTARGEAEDRIKGLETGADDYLPKPFEPRELTLRINAILKRAARPAPVPPTIATRFGDFSFDAVRGELTRGDELVPLTTGEAQLLRILARSPGQTVPRAALADPATTGESRAVDVQITRLRRKIETDPRNPRFLQTVWGEGYVLWTE
- a CDS encoding molybdenum cofactor biosynthesis protein MoaE is translated as MTVRVQLEDFDTAHELDRMTAGQTQIGAVVTFTGLVRDFANPATVQRMTLEHYPGMTQRQLEAIVAEARQRWPLDDCLVVHRYGELVPGDRIVLVITASAHRQAAFEASAFLVDWLKTKAPFWKLEEDGGQRRWVEAKASDDEAASRWNR
- a CDS encoding branched-chain amino acid aminotransferase; protein product: MSLLPYDDRDGLIWLDGKLVPFRDAKLHVLTHGLHYASAVFEGERAYGGEVFHLTEHSQRLIDSGKLLDFTIPYSVEEIDRATRETVAANKMADCYIRPIAWRGSEMMGVSAQQNKIHVAIAVWEWPSYFSPEAKMKGLRLQISDWRRPAPNTAPTKAKAVGLYMICTLSKHKAEREGYQDALMLDWRGQIAEATGANIFFAKDGKLHTPTPDCFLDGITRRAVIAMAKGRGIEVIERPMQPEEMAGFDECFLTGTAAEVTPVSEIGPYKFTPGKICQALLGEFDLATRAKKAA
- a CDS encoding TetR/AcrR family transcriptional regulator, with translation MAKTTGKATRKAAAAKTGAAAERVAADPVAVMLDLVAEQGWRAVTLGRIAQASGLPLSALYGQYASKTDLLTAYARRIDLAMLAALGEPGPAPADAAAVKDRLFEAVMARFDALNPHKAAIRVMMRELPGDPVALACFLHRGLRQGLDWMLAAAELDAGGLSGAVRRKLLGGIYLDTLRVWLKDDGADMATTMAHLDKRLEQGLGLLTGRGPLSRLREKATTST
- a CDS encoding ATP-binding protein, translated to MTVFKRLLPRSLFGRWLVLLVAPVVVLQALLTYIFYERHWDAVTRRLGLGLAGEISVVIATRENNSDPAVLADLMWQMDRALEIDITFEPDRDFPANIPAPRRYSILDRMLAQALSERVSQPYMIDTQRNDRTVVIYVKLPDALMTVTAPENRIFSTSTYAFVLWMAAASVVLLGIAVLFLRNQIKPIRRLAEAADAFGKGRDIADFRPAGAEEVRAASRAFLAMRDRIRRHIRERTEMLAGVSHDLRTPLTRMKLQLSMMPADPEVDELKRDIDEMEKMVGAYLAFARGQSEQPAEPTDLGNLIAELADDVRRRGRELQIDIESNLTLPLRRLSFKRALSNLIENGLRFGRRVQLSVTRMANRVEIRIEDDGPGLPEKERHKVFRPFYRLDQARHGSGNVGLGLTIARDAVLAHGGEIALGQSPMGGLMVTIRLPV
- a CDS encoding phasin family protein; translated protein: MSKTTENPFASFDLSKMFADMKLPGLDPAALAAAQQKNFEALTAANKRAYEGYQALAKRQGEIFKENMEELAGMLKGATPGAAADLNPAKQAEVVRVAAEKALANLRELSEMLAKTNTEAFDLVNKRLHENMEEMRKHLPTAK
- a CDS encoding MarR family winged helix-turn-helix transcriptional regulator, giving the protein MTDLKSLANPLFLREDELRQAIELLFYAYRDFTRGPDEILDRYGFGRAHHRALHFIGGNPGITVAELLAILRITKQSLSRVLSAMIEGGFVRQQQGTRDRRQRQLFLTDQGKHLERQIATVQQAKVAEAYREAGAEAVAGYRKVLSGLIDAQERPAILRAIQRR
- a CDS encoding PAS domain-containing protein; the protein is MSSSDPNVPQTEVISSVAPDRIRSKSLRNLLGYWEAKENYLGRLPARADLQPDEMVPFLPFVALINVQTGNPRFQFRLVGTGIVGSMGRETTNRQVDENLFGANAVVVENFFGIPLDTRGPAYAAGKYTVAPSGRMLGFETLLLPLSTDGTAIDMLLGGLVGERIQRDEQICGFQYDYYCPVVQTATR
- a CDS encoding DUF2914 domain-containing protein → MTRKIRFAFLTSLAVASATFGVAGRPAAAQDHDCVVRQFILTNLVSNLEPQGAVEGNYPVGTERAYGFARLDCTQVRAGETFWFHWMRNDQEVGRSKARVDVSRNWRIWSQSRIFPGDWVVQLKDSDGRLQAERRFTVAEPPKPAEN
- a CDS encoding tRNA-binding protein, yielding MAEITYDDFQKVDIRVGTVVRAEPYPEARKPAIKVWVDFGSPLGVKKSSAQLTKHYTPEGLIGRQVIAVVNFPPRQIGAFMSEILVLGVPDADHQVVLLGPGQPVPDGGRLY